A single window of Halobacillus naozhouensis DNA harbors:
- a CDS encoding alpha/beta fold hydrolase, producing the protein MPIVKISSSLSTYYESSGTDSPVVFIHPPHMGQNVFKYQHELSDRFRVITYDIQGHGRSGISDEKVTISRLTADLSAFLDALGIDQVTIVGYSAGGSIAQDFALTYPERVKALVLSGGFPQVSTFTLKKQYQLGMALVRTGQRELLSKLLARSHKVTKEDQRMLLDECLQAHPQSAYDFYKQSMNYMCTHLLHNLHCPLFLLYGQLSHIRPYVELYKRQVPQMESALVSKSFHQVPIKSYRSFNHALFSFLKHL; encoded by the coding sequence ATGCCAATTGTCAAGATTTCCTCGTCGTTGTCGACGTACTACGAGTCCTCGGGAACAGACTCTCCAGTTGTATTTATCCATCCGCCACATATGGGGCAGAACGTCTTCAAGTACCAGCATGAACTTTCGGACCGTTTTCGGGTAATTACATATGATATCCAGGGTCATGGCAGAAGTGGAATTAGTGATGAAAAGGTGACTATTTCCCGCCTTACCGCCGATTTATCGGCTTTTCTAGATGCGTTGGGGATTGATCAAGTTACCATTGTGGGTTATTCAGCAGGAGGTTCAATTGCTCAAGATTTTGCGCTAACCTATCCTGAGCGTGTCAAGGCGCTCGTGCTTTCAGGGGGATTTCCGCAAGTAAGTACATTTACTTTAAAAAAGCAATATCAACTCGGTATGGCACTAGTACGAACCGGACAAAGGGAGCTTTTAAGTAAACTTTTAGCAAGGTCTCATAAAGTCACGAAAGAAGACCAACGCATGCTTCTTGATGAGTGTTTACAAGCACATCCCCAAAGCGCTTACGATTTTTATAAACAAAGCATGAACTATATGTGTACCCACCTTTTGCACAACCTTCACTGTCCATTGTTTCTATTATATGGTCAATTAAGCCATATTCGCCCGTATGTAGAGCTTTATAAACGGCAAGTTCCGCAAATGGAGAGCGCACTGGTCAGCAAATCTTTTCACCAAGTACCAATCAAAAGTTATCGTTCATTTAATCATGCACTTTTTAGTTTTTTAAAACATTTATGA
- a CDS encoding YqzL family protein, with protein MSDISWNVFFQTGNIEAYLLMKELEVLSESTGTSLVPDLIEQGE; from the coding sequence GTGTCCGATATATCTTGGAATGTATTTTTTCAGACCGGAAACATTGAGGCGTATCTATTAATGAAGGAACTGGAAGTATTAAGTGAATCGACAGGGACGTCATTAGTTCCCGATCTCATAGAACAGGGAGAGTAA
- a CDS encoding small acid-soluble spore protein H: protein MNKQRAQEIAASPIMANVTYKRSPIYIQHVDEKNESARIFPLDQPENEQDVSLNDLMEEGQ, encoded by the coding sequence ATGAATAAACAACGGGCACAGGAAATTGCTGCTTCACCCATTATGGCTAACGTAACTTATAAAAGGAGTCCCATCTATATTCAACACGTAGATGAAAAGAACGAATCAGCTAGGATATTTCCTCTTGATCAACCAGAGAACGAACAAGATGTTTCTTTAAACGACTTAATGGAGGAGGGTCAATAG
- a CDS encoding spore germination protein: MTSEGQNNKEKLDENTTGTFHFDRDLAINLKEIKRAFGHSSDLVVREFTIDNDLSLRTAAIYMRGLVDEKSVNEFVLESIKVEASGAGEVNRENVFDFIKTHAISVGEVKVLQDWDKLILSILSGHTAILVDGSSKIITGSTQGGETRQVSEPSAQLVIRGPKESFTESIGTNAALIRRRIKSPNLWVETMQIGSTTHTDVALMYIDGIVDKKVLREAKKRVKRIDIDGILESGYIEQLIQDQPYSPFPTIYNTERPDAVVGNLLEGRVAILVDGTPFVLVIPALFIQFFQSPADYYQNFFIGSFLRLLRLATYILALLTPALYIALTTFHPQMIPTRLLISLAAQNEGVPFPLFVEVMLMEITFEILREAGVRMPRAVGQAVSIVGGLVLGQAAVQAGIVSAATVIVVALTGIASFAFPSYNIGVPARLLRFLMMILAGSFGLYGVAMALFILVAHLSSLRSFGIPYLSPFAPFVWSDIKDTLVRKPIWSLILRPRLINQQNIKRQEKGQKPAPLDKSEK; encoded by the coding sequence ATGACCTCAGAAGGACAGAATAATAAAGAAAAATTGGATGAAAACACAACAGGAACATTCCACTTCGATCGTGATCTAGCAATTAATTTAAAAGAAATTAAAAGGGCGTTCGGCCATAGCAGTGATTTAGTTGTTCGTGAATTTACGATCGATAATGATCTTTCCCTGCGTACGGCGGCCATCTACATGAGGGGTTTAGTAGATGAAAAAAGCGTGAATGAATTTGTTCTGGAATCTATAAAGGTCGAAGCCTCAGGTGCGGGGGAGGTCAATCGGGAAAATGTTTTTGATTTTATTAAGACCCATGCTATTTCAGTTGGTGAGGTTAAGGTCCTTCAGGATTGGGATAAGTTAATTCTATCCATTTTATCAGGACATACAGCCATTTTAGTTGATGGCTCTTCTAAAATCATAACTGGGAGTACACAAGGTGGAGAAACTCGTCAGGTTTCAGAACCTTCAGCCCAACTTGTCATTCGTGGTCCAAAGGAATCATTTACCGAATCAATTGGGACAAATGCTGCCTTGATTCGCCGTCGTATTAAAAGCCCTAATTTATGGGTGGAAACCATGCAAATCGGAAGTACAACCCACACCGATGTCGCTCTTATGTACATAGACGGAATCGTTGACAAGAAGGTTCTAAGAGAGGCAAAGAAGCGTGTGAAAAGAATTGATATCGATGGAATTCTTGAATCCGGATACATCGAACAGCTCATCCAAGATCAGCCCTATTCACCATTTCCAACTATCTATAACACAGAACGCCCGGATGCTGTAGTAGGAAATTTACTGGAAGGAAGGGTAGCTATCTTGGTAGATGGCACCCCTTTTGTTTTAGTTATACCAGCCTTGTTTATTCAGTTTTTTCAATCCCCTGCAGACTATTATCAAAACTTTTTTATTGGTTCCTTTTTACGCTTGTTAAGACTAGCTACTTATATACTGGCCTTACTTACCCCGGCACTTTATATAGCTTTAACAACTTTTCATCCGCAGATGATCCCGACACGTCTCTTAATAAGCTTGGCCGCCCAAAATGAAGGCGTTCCTTTTCCTCTTTTTGTTGAGGTCATGCTTATGGAGATTACGTTTGAAATTTTGCGTGAAGCCGGTGTACGGATGCCACGTGCCGTTGGTCAGGCTGTTTCCATCGTGGGTGGTCTTGTGCTTGGACAGGCAGCCGTGCAAGCAGGGATTGTGTCGGCAGCAACGGTCATCGTGGTCGCGCTTACAGGAATCGCAAGTTTTGCATTTCCTTCTTATAATATTGGAGTCCCGGCAAGACTCCTGCGTTTTTTAATGATGATTCTAGCCGGAAGCTTCGGTCTGTATGGCGTGGCAATGGCCTTATTTATTCTTGTAGCGCACTTAAGCAGCCTCCGTTCTTTTGGCATTCCTTATTTAAGTCCTTTTGCACCCTTTGTATGGTCGGATATTAAGGATACCCTTGTACGCAAGCCGATATGGTCCTTGATTCTAAGACCCAGGCTGATTAACCAGCAGAATATCAAGCGACAGGAAAAAGGACAGAAACCAGCTCCACTGGATAAAAGTGAGAAATAA